Proteins from one Deinococcus sp. AB2017081 genomic window:
- a CDS encoding SNF2-related protein: MKLSRLPPGFGLDTAAQGLALREGAVQGITREWTDSGWRVAGTVHDGGTEYDASAELLPPPDPQLRSSSCTCGRYRCRHVAALVLATDPPSTPRPAAPAVSSAATGSLPPVDDVLDARTQQWLASFQEQPGQSRGRQFELRYVLRLLAASSGSGARRVALQIMRLPVRGDVPDLRAAERYAIPKTLSTAPGFVRRDARILRLLEMATAPAHEPGRYGEELYALTDHPAGDLLIDSLLDSGRLCWERVERPLHRGPELAGELAWASDARGAQTPTLKAPQAPDALILPVTPAWAVLTDSAQLSRLSVNASADQVSRFLAGPTLAPAQATALAHAITAAGLHLPIPQTVQIREEDLPYTPQLHLSGRTATVYVRDGWARRPETRVFPAAELRHAYGGLAVPDGAHTSGPTLYRGGVLTRVTRRPDRERDAERDLHLAGFQRLQELHDGDFTLPGDLGDLLGLDSDEAWTDFMRQGRAELEAQGFTVLLHADFPLNYAQISDWYGHADDSAGGWFTLDLGIVVDGQQVSLIPVLADLIARQPELFTPEALAELQDDETITALLADGRRVALPAGRIRAILSVLVELNLRDLPPGPLKLPLLDAARLAELESAVQARWLGAERLLDLGRRLRDFGGIDPVAPPPGLHADLRPYQQQGLAWLQFLRQYDMGGILADDMGLGKAQPLDARVLTPSGWRRMGDLRVGDDVIGRDGRPTAITGVYPQGGRPIYRVTLTDGASVLVDEDHLWAVQTPVRRKRGQPWRVLSTAEIAADLRDAAGNLKHYLPMVEAPVFDPQQLPVDPYTLGALLGDGHLSHGIGMTTEDVLVASLDLPAGVFAQHAARLTETVSTYRLVSAGQWTPNALKDALRALGLHGLNGHSKFIPPAYLLGTPAQRLAVLQGLLDTDGHAGVVVEYTSVSEALARGVVELVQSLGGTARICRKLTTHVYFGERRFGTAWRVTLKLPAHLDPFRLPQKLAAYRRPTKYPPSRGVRLVEYVGVQDAQCISVAAPDRLYVTEAYIVTHNTVQTLAHLLLEQDSGRADRPSLVVAPTSVIGNWQAEAAKFAPSLRVLTLHGKDRRASFPRIPAHDLILTTYPLLPRDLEELSAFQYHLVILDEAQNIKNSKTAAAKAAGSLDARYRLALTGTPLENHLGELWSQFNFLAPGLLHDERTFRELYRTPIEKRGDPVRRSALAARVRPFILRREKRDVARELPPKTEIPVRVTLDGDQRDLYETVRVTMQGRVQEELRARGLSRSTIAILDALLKLRQAVTDPRLVKLEAAAGVQNNAKFDWLQGNLPQMLEEGRRVLIFSSFATLLGHLEPWLKSEGIPYSMLTGQTQDRQTQIDAFQAGTTHVFLITLKAGGVGLNLTAADTVIHYDPWWNPAAEDQATDRAYRIGQDKPVFVYKLIAAGSVEERILDLQSRKASLARGILDGGLSDATQLTAADLDRLFAPLEDGEEPEARPGSVGETVGP, from the coding sequence ATGAAGCTCAGCCGTCTGCCCCCCGGCTTCGGACTGGATACCGCCGCGCAGGGTCTGGCGCTGCGCGAGGGCGCGGTTCAGGGCATCACGCGCGAGTGGACGGACTCCGGATGGCGGGTGGCCGGTACGGTGCACGACGGCGGCACCGAGTACGACGCCAGTGCCGAACTGTTGCCGCCCCCCGATCCCCAGCTGCGATCCTCCAGCTGCACGTGCGGGCGTTACCGGTGCCGGCATGTGGCGGCGCTGGTTCTTGCCACCGATCCGCCGAGTACGCCCAGGCCGGCGGCGCCGGCCGTGTCCAGCGCCGCCACCGGCTCGCTGCCCCCTGTGGACGATGTGCTCGATGCCCGCACCCAGCAGTGGCTGGCGTCCTTTCAGGAGCAGCCGGGCCAGTCGCGCGGGCGGCAGTTCGAACTGCGCTATGTGCTGCGGCTGCTCGCCGCGTCCAGTGGCAGCGGTGCCCGCCGGGTCGCGCTGCAGATCATGCGGCTTCCCGTGCGGGGCGATGTGCCGGACCTGCGCGCGGCCGAGCGGTACGCCATTCCGAAGACCCTGTCCACGGCGCCCGGGTTCGTGCGGCGCGACGCCCGGATCCTGCGCCTGCTCGAGATGGCGACCGCGCCGGCCCATGAACCCGGCCGCTACGGCGAGGAACTGTACGCCCTGACGGATCATCCCGCCGGCGACCTGCTCATCGACTCCCTGCTGGACTCCGGCCGGCTGTGCTGGGAGCGGGTCGAGCGGCCGCTGCACCGTGGCCCGGAACTCGCCGGGGAACTCGCGTGGGCCAGCGATGCCAGGGGCGCCCAGACGCCCACCCTGAAAGCGCCCCAGGCGCCGGACGCGCTGATCCTGCCGGTCACGCCGGCGTGGGCGGTGTTGACGGACTCCGCGCAGCTCAGCCGCCTGAGCGTGAACGCCTCGGCTGATCAGGTGAGTCGCTTCCTGGCCGGCCCGACCCTGGCGCCGGCGCAGGCGACGGCCCTGGCCCACGCGATCACCGCCGCCGGGCTGCACCTGCCCATCCCGCAGACCGTCCAGATCCGCGAGGAGGATCTGCCGTACACTCCGCAGCTGCACCTGAGTGGCCGCACCGCCACCGTGTATGTCCGCGACGGCTGGGCGCGCCGTCCCGAGACGCGGGTGTTCCCGGCCGCCGAGCTGCGCCACGCCTACGGCGGCCTGGCCGTGCCGGACGGTGCCCACACCTCGGGCCCCACCCTGTACCGGGGCGGCGTGCTCACCCGCGTGACCCGCCGCCCCGATCGGGAGCGCGACGCCGAGCGCGACCTGCACCTCGCCGGCTTCCAGCGCCTCCAGGAACTCCACGACGGAGACTTCACGTTGCCCGGCGACCTGGGCGACCTGCTGGGTCTGGACAGCGACGAGGCGTGGACGGACTTCATGCGCCAGGGCCGCGCCGAACTGGAGGCCCAGGGGTTCACGGTGCTGCTGCACGCTGACTTCCCGCTGAACTACGCCCAGATCAGCGACTGGTACGGGCACGCCGACGACAGCGCCGGCGGGTGGTTCACGCTCGATCTGGGCATCGTCGTGGACGGGCAGCAGGTTTCCCTGATCCCGGTGCTCGCCGACCTGATCGCCCGGCAGCCCGAACTGTTCACCCCCGAGGCGCTCGCGGAACTCCAGGATGACGAAACCATCACCGCGCTGCTCGCCGACGGCCGCCGCGTGGCGCTGCCGGCCGGCCGCATCCGCGCGATCCTGAGCGTGCTGGTCGAGCTGAACCTGCGCGACCTGCCCCCCGGCCCCCTGAAGCTGCCGCTGCTGGACGCCGCCCGCCTGGCCGAGCTGGAAAGTGCCGTCCAGGCCCGCTGGCTGGGCGCGGAGCGTCTGCTCGACCTGGGCCGCCGCCTGCGCGATTTCGGCGGGATTGATCCCGTGGCCCCGCCGCCCGGCCTGCACGCCGACCTGCGGCCGTACCAGCAGCAGGGTCTGGCGTGGCTGCAGTTCCTGCGCCAGTACGACATGGGCGGCATCCTGGCCGACGACATGGGGCTGGGAAAGGCCCAGCCGCTGGATGCCCGCGTGCTCACGCCGTCCGGCTGGCGGCGTATGGGCGACCTGCGGGTCGGGGACGACGTGATCGGCCGGGATGGCCGTCCGACCGCCATCACGGGCGTCTATCCGCAGGGCGGGCGGCCGATCTACCGGGTCACCCTGACCGACGGCGCGAGCGTGCTGGTCGACGAGGATCACCTGTGGGCCGTCCAGACGCCCGTGCGCAGGAAGCGGGGGCAGCCGTGGCGCGTCCTGAGCACCGCCGAGATCGCGGCCGATCTGCGCGACGCCGCCGGCAACCTCAAGCACTATCTGCCGATGGTCGAGGCTCCTGTCTTCGATCCGCAACAGCTGCCCGTCGATCCCTACACGCTCGGGGCCCTGCTGGGCGACGGCCACCTGAGCCACGGCATCGGCATGACCACCGAGGACGTGCTGGTGGCGTCACTCGACCTGCCGGCGGGCGTGTTCGCCCAGCACGCCGCCCGGCTCACGGAGACGGTCTCGACGTACCGGCTGGTCAGTGCCGGACAGTGGACACCCAATGCCCTGAAAGATGCGCTGCGTGCCCTTGGCCTGCATGGTCTGAACGGGCACTCGAAGTTCATCCCGCCGGCGTACCTGCTGGGCACCCCGGCGCAGCGCCTCGCCGTGCTTCAGGGCCTGCTCGACACGGATGGACATGCGGGCGTAGTCGTCGAGTACACCAGCGTGTCGGAGGCGCTGGCGCGTGGCGTGGTGGAACTCGTCCAGTCACTGGGCGGCACGGCGCGGATTTGCCGCAAACTCACGACCCACGTCTACTTCGGGGAACGGAGGTTCGGCACGGCGTGGCGGGTCACGCTGAAACTGCCAGCGCACCTCGACCCGTTCCGCCTGCCGCAGAAGCTGGCCGCGTACCGCCGGCCCACGAAGTACCCGCCGTCACGCGGCGTCCGCCTGGTCGAGTACGTCGGGGTGCAGGACGCGCAGTGCATCAGCGTCGCGGCCCCCGATCGCCTGTATGTCACCGAGGCGTACATCGTGACGCACAACACCGTGCAGACTCTGGCCCACCTGCTGCTGGAGCAGGACTCCGGCCGTGCCGACCGGCCCAGTCTGGTCGTCGCGCCGACCAGTGTGATCGGCAACTGGCAGGCCGAGGCCGCAAAATTCGCGCCGTCGCTGCGGGTGCTGACGCTGCACGGCAAGGATCGCCGGGCGAGCTTTCCCCGCATTCCGGCGCACGACCTGATCCTGACCACCTACCCGCTGCTGCCGCGTGACCTGGAGGAGCTGTCGGCCTTCCAGTACCACCTCGTGATTCTGGACGAGGCGCAGAACATCAAGAACAGCAAGACGGCCGCCGCCAAGGCCGCCGGCAGCCTGGACGCCCGCTACCGGCTGGCGCTGACCGGTACGCCGCTGGAGAACCACCTGGGCGAGCTGTGGTCGCAGTTCAACTTCCTCGCGCCGGGGCTGCTGCACGACGAGCGCACCTTCCGCGAGCTGTACCGCACGCCCATCGAGAAGCGCGGCGACCCCGTGCGCCGCTCGGCGCTGGCCGCGCGGGTGCGGCCGTTCATCCTGCGGCGGGAGAAGCGCGACGTGGCCCGCGAACTGCCGCCCAAGACCGAGATCCCGGTGCGCGTGACCCTGGACGGCGACCAGCGCGACCTCTACGAGACCGTGCGCGTGACCATGCAGGGCCGTGTGCAGGAGGAACTGCGGGCGCGGGGGCTGTCGCGCAGCACCATTGCCATCCTGGACGCCCTGCTCAAGCTGCGCCAGGCGGTGACCGATCCCCGGCTGGTGAAACTGGAGGCGGCGGCCGGCGTGCAGAACAACGCCAAGTTCGACTGGCTGCAGGGCAACCTCCCGCAGATGCTGGAGGAGGGCCGCCGCGTGCTGATCTTCAGCTCCTTCGCCACCCTGCTGGGGCATCTGGAGCCGTGGCTGAAGTCCGAGGGCATCCCGTACTCGATGCTGACCGGGCAGACCCAGGATCGCCAGACCCAGATCGACGCCTTCCAGGCCGGCACCACCCATGTCTTCCTGATCACCCTGAAGGCCGGCGGCGTGGGCCTGAACCTGACGGCGGCCGACACGGTCATCCATTACGACCCGTGGTGGAATCCGGCCGCCGAGGATCAGGCCACGGACCGGGCGTACCGCATCGGGCAGGACAAGCCGGTGTTCGTGTACAAGCTGATCGCGGCGGGCAGCGTCGAGGAACGCATCCTGGATCTCCAGTCCCGCAAGGCCTCGCTGGCACGCGGCATCCTCGACGGTGGCCTGAGCGACGCCACGCAGCTCACGGCGGCCGATCTTGACCGGCTGTTCGCGCCGCTGGAGGACGGCGAGGAGCCGGAGGCCCGCCCGGGGAGCGTGGGGGAGACGGTTGGCCCTTGA
- a CDS encoding PQQ-dependent sugar dehydrogenase, protein MPSHLRYAALGLLAVSCASAPAAAQTTPTLKAPDGFRITEFADGFKQPRFMTVASNGDVLLSDMGAGSVYVLTDANKDGRAEGKHVYVTGLSQPHGLAIHGGFLYVAETDKVVRFAYKPGDTKASGQPQTLLTLPSGGGHSTRTVTFGPDGKMYVAAGSSCNVCEESDAKRAAIWVYDADGKNGKAYATGLRNAVGMEWVGNTLYATNNGRDQLGDDIPPEGFYKVTSGGFYGWPYCYTTKAGQAQVWDKDFGKKTAAACGNATPAFALTTAHSAPLGMAAYSGSSFPASFRGQLFIALHGSWNRSEKSGYKVVTVDPASGKVSDFLTGFLQGQKTVGRPVDLAVMPDGALLLTDDGAGKVWRIQYSGS, encoded by the coding sequence ATGCCCTCCCATCTGCGGTATGCGGCTCTAGGCCTCCTGGCCGTGTCCTGTGCGAGCGCTCCGGCTGCCGCCCAGACCACCCCGACCCTGAAGGCCCCCGACGGGTTCCGGATCACGGAATTCGCGGACGGGTTCAAACAGCCCCGCTTCATGACGGTCGCCAGCAACGGTGACGTGCTGCTCAGCGACATGGGGGCCGGCTCGGTGTACGTCCTGACCGACGCCAATAAGGACGGCCGGGCCGAGGGCAAGCACGTCTACGTGACGGGCCTCTCGCAGCCGCACGGGCTGGCCATCCACGGCGGCTTCCTGTATGTCGCCGAGACGGACAAGGTCGTGCGCTTTGCCTACAAGCCCGGTGACACGAAGGCCAGCGGGCAGCCGCAGACCCTGCTGACGCTCCCCAGCGGGGGCGGGCATTCCACCCGCACCGTCACCTTCGGCCCGGACGGGAAGATGTACGTGGCGGCGGGCAGTTCCTGCAACGTCTGCGAGGAGAGCGACGCGAAACGGGCCGCCATCTGGGTGTATGACGCCGACGGCAAGAACGGCAAGGCCTACGCGACCGGCCTGCGCAACGCCGTCGGGATGGAGTGGGTCGGGAACACGCTGTACGCGACCAACAACGGCCGCGACCAGCTCGGCGACGACATCCCGCCCGAGGGGTTTTACAAGGTGACGTCCGGCGGGTTCTACGGCTGGCCGTACTGCTACACCACGAAGGCCGGTCAGGCGCAGGTCTGGGACAAGGACTTCGGGAAGAAGACGGCGGCCGCGTGTGGGAACGCCACGCCCGCCTTCGCCCTGACCACGGCGCATTCCGCGCCGCTGGGAATGGCCGCGTACAGCGGCTCCTCGTTCCCGGCCAGCTTCAGGGGCCAGCTGTTCATCGCGCTGCACGGCAGCTGGAACCGCAGCGAGAAGAGCGGGTACAAGGTGGTCACGGTCGATCCCGCCAGCGGGAAGGTCAGCGACTTCCTGACCGGCTTCCTCCAGGGGCAGAAGACGGTTGGGCGCCCGGTCGATCTGGCCGTCATGCCCGACGGGGCGCTGCTGCTCACCGACGACGGGGCCGGCAAGGTATGGCGCATCCAGTATTCGGGTTCCTGA
- the aroA gene encoding 3-phosphoshikimate 1-carboxyvinyltransferase produces the protein MSADGLPERFDVVVHPAPELRGELRAQPSKNYTTRYLLAAALADGETRVVGVATSEDAHAMLACLEAWGAGVELVGDDAVIQGFGASPRAGVTLNPGNAGAVARFLMGVAALTTGTTVVTDHADSLGRRPQGDLLAALERLGARVTSRDGTLPVTISGPVRGGVVEVSAERSSQYASALMFLAPLLEGGLELRLTGDIKSHAPLRQTLDTLAAFGVRASASDDLSRVSIPGGQVYRPGRVLVPGDYPGSAALLAAAALRPGELRLSNLREHDLQGEKEAVAVLRDMGADIEREGDTLVVRGGRPLTAVTRDGDGFTDAVQALTAAAAGAEGTTTWENVYTLRLKECDRISDTRRELQRLGLTATETTDSLSVTGAERIAGGVTADGHGDHRMIMLLTLLGLRADAPITITGAHHIRKSYPLFFRHLEHLGATFEYRPTDGH, from the coding sequence ATGAGTGCCGATGGTCTGCCCGAGCGGTTCGATGTGGTCGTTCACCCCGCGCCGGAGCTGCGGGGCGAGCTGCGTGCCCAGCCCAGCAAGAACTACACGACCCGCTACCTGCTGGCGGCGGCGCTGGCCGACGGTGAGACCCGCGTGGTGGGCGTGGCGACCAGCGAGGACGCCCACGCGATGCTGGCCTGCCTGGAGGCCTGGGGCGCGGGCGTGGAGCTCGTCGGCGACGACGCGGTGATCCAGGGCTTCGGCGCGTCCCCCCGCGCCGGCGTGACCCTGAATCCCGGCAACGCGGGAGCGGTGGCCCGCTTCCTGATGGGCGTGGCGGCCCTGACGACCGGCACGACCGTCGTGACCGATCACGCCGACTCGCTCGGCCGGCGGCCCCAGGGGGATCTGCTGGCCGCGCTGGAGCGGCTGGGCGCACGGGTGACCAGCCGGGACGGTACGCTGCCCGTCACGATCAGCGGCCCGGTGCGGGGCGGCGTGGTCGAGGTCTCGGCCGAGCGCTCCAGCCAGTACGCCTCGGCGCTGATGTTCCTCGCGCCGCTGCTGGAAGGTGGCCTGGAACTGCGCCTGACCGGCGATATCAAGAGCCACGCGCCGCTGCGCCAGACCCTCGACACCCTCGCGGCCTTCGGGGTGCGGGCCAGTGCCAGCGACGACCTGAGCCGCGTCTCCATTCCCGGCGGTCAGGTGTACCGGCCGGGGCGGGTGCTCGTGCCCGGCGACTACCCCGGCTCGGCCGCGCTGCTCGCGGCGGCGGCGCTGCGGCCCGGCGAGCTGCGGCTCTCGAACCTGCGCGAGCACGACCTCCAGGGCGAGAAGGAGGCCGTGGCCGTGCTGCGCGACATGGGCGCGGACATCGAGCGCGAGGGCGACACGCTCGTCGTCCGCGGCGGGCGGCCCCTGACCGCCGTGACCCGCGACGGCGACGGCTTCACCGACGCCGTGCAGGCCCTGACCGCGGCCGCGGCGGGCGCGGAGGGCACGACCACGTGGGAGAACGTGTACACCCTGCGCCTCAAGGAGTGCGACCGCATCAGCGACACCCGCCGCGAACTGCAGCGCCTGGGCCTGACCGCCACCGAGACCACGGACTCCCTGAGCGTCACCGGGGCGGAGCGGATCGCGGGCGGCGTCACGGCCGACGGGCACGGCGACCACCGCATGATCATGCTGCTCACGCTGCTCGGCCTGCGCGCCGACGCGCCCATCACCATCACCGGCGCGCATCACATCCGCAAGAGCTACCCGCTGTTCTTCCGGCACCTCGAACACCTCGGCGCGACGTTCGAGTACCGGCCGACCGACGGGCACTGA